The genomic segment CGAGCAGGTCCGCAAGGTGGCCGAGGACGCCACCGGGCTCGCGTTCGACGGCGGGGCGGTCCAGTTCCCGGCGCCGCGCTCGTTCGCCCGCCCGATCGCCTTCAACGTGCTCCCGCTCGCCGGTTCGATCGTCGACGACGGCTCCTTCGAGACCGACGAGGAGCAGAAGCTGCGCAACGAGAGCCGCAAGATCCTGGAGATCCCCGGGCTGAAGGTCTCCGGCACGTGCGTGCGGGTCCCGGTCTTCACCGGCCACTCGCTGCAGATCAACGCCCGGTTCGCCCGGCCGATCGACCCGGCCCGCGCCCGTGAGCTGCTCGACGGCGCGCCCGGCGTGGCGCTGCGCGACGTTCCGACTCCGCTGGAGGCGGCCGGCCAGGACCCGACGTACGTCGGGCGGATCCGGGCCGACGAGACCGTCGAGCACGGGCTCGCGCTGTTCTGCGCCAACGACAACCTCCGCAAGGGCGCGGCGCTCAACGCCGTGCAGCTTGCCGAGCTGGTCGCCGCCGAGCGCTGACCCCGTGGGCGTCCGTGCCGGGCCACCCGGCACGGACGCTCCCGCAGCGGGTATGCCCCCGCGTCGCCGGCCGCCCCGCGCCGGCAGGGCGGGGGTGCCGATGACGGCCGAAGGGGACACCGGGGACGCCGGGACGCGCTCGGACACGGTCCGGGCGATCGGGTTCAGCGACGCGGTCTTCGCCATCGTCATCACGCTGCTGGTGCTCGACCTGCGGGTGCCCGAGACGGCGCCGGGCGGAATGCTGCGCGCCCTGCTCGACCAGTGGCCGGTCTACCTCGCCTACGTCACGTCGTACCTGTACGTGGCGGTCAACTGGCTGAACCACAAGGGGACGTTCCACCGGGTCCGCCGCGCCGACCGGGGACTGCACTGGGCGAACCTCGGCGTGCTGTTCAGCGTGGCGCTGCTGCCGTTCGTCACCGGGCTCGTCTCCCGCGCCGTGGAGGAGGGCGACGTCGTCGACGAACGGGTCGCGGTGTCCGCGTACGCGCTCGTCGGCGTGATCCTGTCGATGACCTGGCTCTGGCTCTACCACTACCTGAGCCGGCACCGGGAACTGCTGGAGCCGCACGTCACCGCGCGGTTCTTCGAGGCCGAACGCGTCCGGGCCTTGCTCGGCGTGCTCGCGTACGCGATCGCCGGTCTGGTGGGCGTGCTGCTGAGCGTGCCGGCGGCGCTCGCGGTGCTCCTGCTGTTGCCGATCTTCTACGGGCTGTCCAGCAACGGCTCCTACGACCTGCGCCGACGCCTGCACCCCCGGCGGTGATGCGTGCGTTACCCCGCCCGAAGCGGCGGGTAGACGGCCGTGCCGACA from the Micromonospora sp. WMMA1947 genome contains:
- a CDS encoding TMEM175 family protein: MTAEGDTGDAGTRSDTVRAIGFSDAVFAIVITLLVLDLRVPETAPGGMLRALLDQWPVYLAYVTSYLYVAVNWLNHKGTFHRVRRADRGLHWANLGVLFSVALLPFVTGLVSRAVEEGDVVDERVAVSAYALVGVILSMTWLWLYHYLSRHRELLEPHVTARFFEAERVRALLGVLAYAIAGLVGVLLSVPAALAVLLLLPIFYGLSSNGSYDLRRRLHPRR
- a CDS encoding aspartate-semialdehyde dehydrogenase — encoded protein: MRIGIVGATGQVGGVMRQVLAEREFPAEQVRLFASARSAGRTLPWRDGEVTVEDAATADYRGLDIVLFSAGKGTAKELAPRVAEAGAVVIDNSSAFRMDPQVPLVVAEVNPHAIADRPKGIVANPNCTTMAAMPVLRPLHAEAGLVSLVVSTYQAVSGAGLAGVAELDEQVRKVAEDATGLAFDGGAVQFPAPRSFARPIAFNVLPLAGSIVDDGSFETDEEQKLRNESRKILEIPGLKVSGTCVRVPVFTGHSLQINARFARPIDPARARELLDGAPGVALRDVPTPLEAAGQDPTYVGRIRADETVEHGLALFCANDNLRKGAALNAVQLAELVAAER